In Thiovibrio frasassiensis, one DNA window encodes the following:
- the ybgF gene encoding tol-pal system protein YbgF, with protein sequence MKRSVTNLALALCLSPLLMQCAAEKDVRGLDMRVRTADTKIAEMENVVTAMKNQRGSQAELANQLDQLKSRLLQLEARVEEKNIQARKLQEEQAALKQTTNSQLEQLRSQVAELTGKITGVNAQVASVSDDFSRIQETRAKEAADRATSAAKAAEEARKKADSASSGPRTIEPEQTKKKPGKNEEASKHEETAKPAAEKTESQAPETNTSDTLYNKGLAAYKANKYKDAYNAFSNYLEKNRTAPLAPNARFWLGECLFQQKEFELAILEYQKVIADYPKSNKAPAALYKQGQAFEKLSEKETAKIVYNKLLADYPKSEQVEMTQKRLKALK encoded by the coding sequence ATGAAACGATCAGTAACCAATCTTGCTCTCGCCCTGTGCCTTTCTCCGCTTCTCATGCAGTGCGCCGCAGAAAAAGATGTCCGGGGCCTCGACATGCGGGTCCGCACCGCGGATACAAAAATCGCGGAGATGGAGAATGTTGTCACCGCCATGAAAAATCAGCGCGGTTCCCAGGCTGAGCTCGCGAATCAGCTCGATCAACTCAAGTCGCGCCTCCTGCAGCTTGAAGCGCGGGTGGAAGAAAAAAATATCCAAGCGCGAAAACTGCAGGAAGAACAGGCGGCATTGAAACAAACCACCAATAGCCAGCTTGAACAGCTGCGCAGCCAAGTGGCGGAACTAACCGGCAAGATAACCGGCGTCAACGCCCAGGTTGCTTCCGTCTCCGACGATTTCAGTCGCATCCAGGAAACCCGGGCCAAAGAAGCAGCGGATCGAGCCACCAGTGCAGCCAAGGCTGCGGAAGAAGCGCGCAAAAAAGCGGACTCAGCCAGCAGCGGGCCGCGCACCATCGAACCTGAACAAACCAAGAAAAAGCCGGGGAAAAACGAGGAAGCGTCTAAGCACGAAGAAACCGCAAAACCGGCGGCTGAGAAAACCGAGAGCCAGGCCCCAGAGACAAACACCAGCGACACCCTTTACAATAAGGGACTGGCCGCCTACAAGGCGAATAAATACAAGGATGCGTACAACGCCTTTTCGAATTACCTGGAAAAAAACCGGACAGCGCCTCTGGCTCCCAACGCCCGATTCTGGCTGGGGGAATGCCTCTTCCAACAGAAAGAATTCGAGCTGGCCATCCTGGAGTATCAGAAGGTAATCGCCGATTATCCCAAGAGCAACAAGGCTCCGGCCGCCCTGTACAAACAGGGCCAGGCCTTTGAGAAGCTTTCCGAGAAGGAAACGGCCAAGATCGTTTACAACAAGCTTCTTGCCGATTACCCGAAAAGCGAACAGGTTGAGATGACCCAGAAGCGGCTGAAAGCGCTGAAATAG
- the ppsA gene encoding phosphoenolpyruvate synthase gives MGKHDEAFILWFDDIGIEDVPLVGGKNASLGEMHQKLTSKGVDVPNGFAITAYAYQHLLKTAGIAQAIEDALADLDTHDLRNLQARGEKARNIIRTAEFPEDLRTAILDTYKKMEEMYGPSVDVAVRSSATAEDLPDASFAGQQETYLNIRGPEQLIDACRRCFASLFTDRAISYRHDKGFGQFDVYLSIVVQKMARSDSASSGVLFSIDTESGFEDAVFITGAWGLGETVVQGAVNPDEFYVFKPTLKEGKRPIVGKTIGSKEIKMIYDNDPNTEEPVKTINTTPEERGMYVINDDEILQLAKWACIIEDHYGKGMDIEWAKDGDGVNVGTGKLFIVQARPETVHSQASKGTIETYKLQEKGKVLVEGLAVGTKIGQGEANVIAAVVDIHSFKKGQVLVTDMTDPDWEPIMKIASAIVTNRGGRTCHAAIISRELGIPCVIGTGDGSKKIKNGQEITVSSAEGEKGLVYEGLLKFEIDRLDLGNLPKTKTKIMMNLAIPEKAFTECQIPNDGVGLAREEFVINSHIGIHPLALFNYEELKSSPDPEKQAVVRLIDKKTTAYADKKQFFIDKVAEGVGRIAAGFYPKDVIVRLSDFKSNEYANLTGGTFYEPHEENPMIGWRGASRYYDPKYRPAFELECKGLLKARNDMGLTNIKLMVPFCRTPAEGKKVIQVMKECGLVQGENGLEVYVMCEIPSNVILADAFADVFDGFSIGSNDLTQLTYGLDRDSGFLAGVADERDDAVKEMIKMVIATAKRRGKKIGICGQGPSDFPEFATFLVECGIDSMSLIPDTAVKTRLAVAAKEKEMGINP, from the coding sequence ATGGGTAAACATGACGAGGCTTTCATTCTCTGGTTTGATGATATCGGTATTGAGGATGTACCGCTGGTCGGCGGCAAGAATGCATCTTTGGGCGAAATGCATCAGAAGCTTACCTCTAAAGGTGTTGATGTCCCGAACGGCTTTGCCATCACCGCCTATGCCTATCAGCATCTGTTGAAAACCGCCGGGATCGCCCAGGCCATTGAAGATGCCCTGGCCGACCTGGACACCCATGATCTTCGCAATCTCCAGGCCCGCGGCGAGAAAGCGCGGAACATCATCCGCACCGCCGAGTTTCCCGAGGATCTGCGCACGGCGATCCTTGATACTTACAAGAAGATGGAAGAGATGTATGGGCCCAGTGTTGACGTGGCCGTGCGTTCTTCCGCCACTGCCGAGGATCTGCCGGACGCCTCCTTTGCCGGCCAGCAGGAAACCTATCTGAATATCCGCGGCCCGGAGCAGCTCATTGATGCCTGCCGCCGCTGTTTTGCCAGCCTTTTCACCGATCGGGCCATCTCCTATCGGCACGACAAGGGGTTCGGCCAGTTCGACGTCTATCTCTCCATCGTGGTCCAGAAGATGGCGCGCAGCGATTCCGCCTCATCCGGTGTTTTGTTTTCCATCGATACGGAAAGCGGTTTCGAGGATGCGGTTTTTATCACCGGCGCCTGGGGCTTGGGCGAAACCGTGGTTCAGGGTGCGGTCAATCCCGATGAGTTCTACGTTTTCAAGCCGACCCTCAAAGAGGGCAAGCGTCCCATCGTTGGCAAGACCATCGGCAGCAAAGAAATCAAGATGATCTACGACAACGATCCCAATACCGAAGAGCCGGTCAAAACGATCAACACCACGCCGGAAGAGCGCGGCATGTATGTGATCAATGACGATGAAATTCTTCAGCTTGCCAAGTGGGCCTGTATCATCGAGGATCATTACGGCAAGGGCATGGATATCGAATGGGCCAAGGACGGCGACGGCGTGAACGTGGGTACCGGCAAGCTCTTTATCGTGCAGGCCCGTCCCGAAACCGTGCATTCCCAAGCTTCGAAGGGTACCATCGAAACCTATAAGCTGCAGGAAAAGGGCAAGGTTCTGGTTGAAGGTTTGGCGGTCGGCACCAAGATCGGCCAGGGCGAGGCCAATGTTATTGCCGCCGTGGTCGATATCCACAGCTTTAAGAAGGGGCAGGTGCTGGTTACCGACATGACCGATCCCGACTGGGAGCCGATCATGAAGATTGCTTCGGCCATCGTCACCAACCGTGGCGGCCGGACCTGTCATGCGGCGATTATTTCCCGTGAGCTGGGTATTCCCTGCGTCATCGGGACCGGCGACGGTTCCAAGAAGATCAAGAACGGCCAGGAGATCACGGTTTCCTCGGCAGAGGGCGAGAAGGGCTTGGTCTATGAGGGATTGTTGAAGTTTGAAATCGATCGTCTCGACCTCGGCAACCTGCCCAAGACCAAAACCAAAATCATGATGAACCTGGCCATTCCGGAGAAAGCCTTCACCGAGTGCCAGATTCCCAATGACGGCGTTGGCCTGGCCCGGGAAGAGTTCGTCATCAACTCCCATATCGGCATTCATCCCCTGGCCCTGTTCAACTACGAAGAGCTGAAGAGCTCTCCTGATCCGGAAAAGCAGGCAGTGGTTCGCTTGATCGACAAGAAGACCACCGCTTATGCGGATAAGAAACAGTTTTTTATCGACAAGGTTGCCGAGGGCGTGGGCCGCATCGCTGCCGGTTTCTATCCCAAGGATGTTATTGTGCGTCTCTCCGACTTCAAGTCCAACGAATACGCCAATCTCACCGGCGGCACCTTTTATGAGCCGCACGAGGAGAACCCGATGATCGGCTGGCGTGGCGCCTCCCGTTATTATGATCCCAAGTACCGTCCGGCCTTCGAGCTGGAGTGCAAGGGGTTGCTCAAGGCGCGTAACGACATGGGGCTCACCAACATCAAGCTGATGGTGCCCTTCTGCCGGACCCCCGCGGAAGGCAAGAAGGTTATCCAGGTCATGAAGGAATGCGGTCTGGTCCAGGGCGAGAATGGCCTGGAAGTGTACGTAATGTGCGAGATCCCCTCCAACGTGATCCTGGCCGATGCCTTTGCCGATGTTTTCGATGGCTTCTCCATCGGTTCCAATGATCTGACCCAGCTCACCTACGGCCTTGACCGCGATTCCGGTTTTCTCGCCGGTGTCGCCGACGAGCGCGATGATGCGGTCAAGGAGATGATCAAGATGGTCATTGCCACCGCCAAACGGCGCGGGAAGAAAATCGGCATCTGCGGCCAGGGACCTTCGGATTTCCCCGAGTTCGCTACCTTCCTGGTCGAGTGCGGTATCGACTCCATGAGCCTGATCCCGGACACTGCGGTCAAGACCCGTTTGGCCGTGGCCGCCAAGGAGAAGGAGATGGGGATCAATCCTTAA
- a CDS encoding phosphoglucomutase: MFSKNIDLLFKEHLSPNNHAASDYFSLIKKLVGLKNNEAPDSAEFHQANEAIARAYGLVEDEIRTNTNPPSKEVSFGTSGWRGIIGKDISLYTVSLVTQGIVAMYRNLDQDKTLAPALGVSSFSEAQQRGAVLGFDNRFGGRLMAQRVIEVLTSNGITVHYAHEATTGTLSAAVLILQAAFSINLTPSHNPLEYAGFKFNAADAGPAASEITNRITENARQLIAAGKNPILSPDPTQVQQCDALACWQELVARGASRHGLNYREIIAAFHSAKDCVVAVDCVHGASRVHMRGLFGNQPSERLLLFREQADPTFGGVAPEPSSTNMQQVMTTLQQRPEPLKLGVIIDPDADRIRFTDGTVEIDMNLFGGMAFHYLHEKKGKHGLVAKTVATSNFANAIAKGLHEEIFEPKVGFKEFKPVIGKALVCFEESDGISVVGHTPEKDAYIGLILALDMMLSLKKNLGEYLSEIQAEYGYYYPGKGGVEVSRQGKALLDTLAGLEKYGVGTVLDIGGEPKKITEVITIDGRKMILEDNSWLMIRPSGTEPKVRFYVEARSEAGKDGLFAAAKGMLGEIGLL; encoded by the coding sequence ATGTTCAGCAAAAACATCGATCTTCTTTTTAAAGAGCATCTTTCCCCCAACAACCATGCGGCCAGCGACTATTTCTCCCTCATCAAAAAACTGGTCGGCCTGAAAAACAACGAGGCTCCCGACTCAGCAGAATTTCACCAGGCAAACGAAGCCATCGCCCGGGCATATGGCCTAGTAGAGGATGAGATCCGCACCAACACCAATCCCCCAAGCAAAGAGGTCTCCTTCGGCACCTCCGGCTGGCGCGGGATCATCGGCAAGGATATCTCCCTCTATACCGTCTCCCTGGTGACCCAGGGTATCGTTGCCATGTACCGCAACCTGGACCAGGATAAAACCCTGGCTCCCGCTCTGGGGGTCAGCAGTTTCAGCGAGGCGCAACAACGGGGCGCCGTACTCGGCTTTGACAACCGCTTCGGCGGCCGGCTCATGGCTCAGCGGGTCATCGAGGTCTTGACCTCCAACGGCATCACCGTCCACTATGCCCACGAGGCGACCACCGGCACCCTCTCCGCCGCAGTACTCATCTTGCAGGCCGCATTTTCCATCAATCTCACCCCCAGCCATAACCCCCTGGAATATGCCGGCTTCAAATTCAATGCCGCCGATGCAGGGCCCGCCGCCTCGGAGATCACCAACAGGATCACGGAAAACGCTCGCCAACTCATCGCCGCAGGCAAAAACCCGATACTGAGCCCGGATCCAACCCAGGTGCAACAATGCGATGCCCTCGCTTGCTGGCAGGAGCTGGTGGCCAGGGGCGCTTCCCGCCACGGCCTGAACTACAGGGAAATCATTGCCGCCTTCCATAGTGCCAAAGACTGCGTGGTGGCAGTGGACTGCGTGCACGGAGCCAGCCGGGTGCACATGCGCGGGCTCTTCGGCAATCAACCCTCGGAGCGACTCCTGCTTTTCCGGGAGCAAGCAGACCCCACCTTCGGCGGCGTCGCACCGGAGCCCTCCTCCACCAACATGCAGCAGGTGATGACCACCCTGCAGCAGCGGCCGGAACCGCTCAAGCTCGGGGTGATCATCGACCCAGACGCCGACCGCATCCGTTTCACCGACGGCACCGTCGAGATCGACATGAACCTTTTCGGGGGGATGGCCTTTCATTATCTCCATGAGAAAAAGGGCAAGCACGGCCTCGTAGCCAAGACCGTGGCGACCAGCAATTTTGCCAACGCCATTGCCAAGGGATTGCACGAGGAGATCTTTGAGCCGAAGGTAGGCTTCAAGGAGTTCAAGCCGGTGATCGGCAAGGCGCTGGTCTGCTTCGAAGAATCGGACGGCATCTCGGTGGTCGGCCACACCCCGGAAAAAGACGCCTACATCGGCCTGATCCTCGCCCTGGACATGATGCTCAGCCTGAAAAAGAATCTCGGCGAGTATCTCAGCGAGATCCAGGCGGAATACGGCTACTATTACCCGGGCAAGGGCGGGGTCGAGGTAAGCCGGCAGGGTAAAGCGCTGCTAGACACCTTGGCCGGACTGGAAAAATACGGGGTCGGGACCGTGCTTGATATTGGCGGAGAACCAAAGAAGATCACCGAGGTCATCACCATTGACGGCAGGAAGATGATTCTCGAAGACAACAGCTGGCTGATGATCAGGCCCTCGGGCACCGAACCCAAGGTGCGCTTTTATGTCGAGGCGAGAAGCGAAGCGGGCAAGGATGGGTTGTTTGCTGCGGCCAAGGGGATGCTTGGAGAGATCGGGCTTCTTTGA
- a CDS encoding type II toxin-antitoxin system Phd/YefM family antitoxin yields the protein MNTIPAQEIKRRGIAAVDDCIAKGDLHVIRNNQPQYVVISEDRYQALLEAEDEAHTARVLASLEDLRAGRVQRGTAAELLKELDAEG from the coding sequence ATGAATACCATCCCTGCCCAGGAGATTAAGCGCCGCGGTATCGCTGCGGTGGATGATTGCATTGCCAAAGGCGATCTTCATGTGATCCGCAACAATCAACCGCAATACGTGGTGATTTCCGAGGATCGCTACCAAGCCTTGCTGGAGGCGGAGGACGAGGCGCACACGGCGCGGGTGCTGGCCTCGCTGGAAGACCTGCGCGCCGGCAGAGTGCAACGCGGCACCGCTGCGGAGTTGCTGAAAGAACTGGACGCAGAAGGTTGA
- a CDS encoding type II toxin-antitoxin system RelE/ParE family toxin — MYTLVWTSGFTRSARKFLTQHQHLREKFAAILSDLERDPFQPHLRYHHLGGKLQGVQAISITSSYRLTLTILISEQEIILLDVGSHDEVYR; from the coding sequence ATGTACACCCTCGTCTGGACCTCCGGCTTCACCCGCTCGGCCCGGAAGTTTCTCACACAACACCAGCACTTGCGGGAAAAATTCGCAGCGATTCTCAGTGATCTGGAGCGCGATCCCTTTCAGCCCCATCTTCGCTACCACCACCTTGGCGGCAAGCTACAGGGAGTGCAGGCAATCAGCATCACCTCCAGCTACCGCCTTACCCTGACCATCCTGATTTCAGAGCAAGAAATTATCCTGCTTGATGTCGGCAGCCATGACGAGGTGTATCGGTAA
- a CDS encoding type II toxin-antitoxin system Phd/YefM family antitoxin — protein MDTIFSNTTVSVTELKRNFADILKQADECPVAILNHNRPEAYLLPAAYYERLMAYLEDLEDAKLVRERADGPFVEVSLDEL, from the coding sequence ATGGACACTATTTTTTCCAACACCACGGTAAGCGTGACAGAGCTGAAACGCAATTTTGCCGACATTCTCAAGCAAGCCGACGAGTGCCCTGTGGCCATTCTGAATCACAACCGGCCCGAAGCATATCTTCTTCCTGCCGCTTACTACGAAAGACTGATGGCATATCTTGAAGACCTGGAAGACGCCAAGCTGGTTAGGGAACGTGCCGACGGGCCTTTTGTCGAGGTGAGCCTTGACGAGTTATAG
- a CDS encoding type II toxin-antitoxin system RelE family toxin → MTSYRLRFHKLALAEWHKVDGSLREPLKKKLTERLKNPRIPSAALSGMPDYYKIKLRSAGYRLVYRVDDDVVFVTVITVGKRDKQTVYETAQSRINNNP, encoded by the coding sequence TTGACGAGTTATAGGCTGCGCTTTCACAAGCTGGCCTTAGCTGAATGGCATAAAGTGGACGGTAGCCTCCGCGAACCGCTTAAGAAAAAACTGACCGAACGGCTAAAAAATCCGAGAATCCCCTCCGCCGCACTCTCAGGGATGCCGGACTACTACAAGATCAAACTGCGTAGCGCCGGATATCGCTTGGTCTATCGTGTGGACGATGATGTTGTTTTCGTGACCGTCATCACCGTAGGCAAGCGCGACAAGCAGACAGTCTACGAGACGGCTCAATCACGCATCAACAACAACCCATAA
- a CDS encoding very short patch repair endonuclease, translated as MVDTLSLKERSERMSRIRGKDSNPEMKLRRLVHGLGFRYRLHVKNLPGKPDLVFPARHAVIFMHGCFWHRHEGCKLARLPKSKLDFWEEKLETNRQRDLSHHQQLLELGWNVLVVWECQLGDPVNVSRIIQEFLNPFKGRKK; from the coding sequence TTGGTTGACACTCTTTCTCTAAAAGAACGAAGCGAGCGTATGTCTAGGATTCGAGGCAAGGATTCGAATCCGGAAATGAAATTGCGTCGTCTTGTTCATGGGTTAGGTTTCCGTTATCGTCTGCACGTCAAAAATCTCCCAGGGAAGCCAGATTTGGTTTTCCCTGCAAGACATGCGGTAATCTTCATGCACGGATGTTTTTGGCATCGGCACGAAGGATGCAAACTCGCAAGATTACCAAAATCCAAGCTCGATTTTTGGGAGGAAAAGCTGGAGACAAACAGACAGCGAGACCTTTCTCATCATCAACAATTGCTTGAGTTGGGGTGGAACGTTCTGGTAGTGTGGGAGTGCCAGTTAGGCGACCCGGTTAATGTCTCTCGCATCATACAGGAATTCCTTAATCCATTTAAAGGCAGGAAAAAATGA
- a CDS encoding DNA cytosine methyltransferase — MKSVELFAGAGGLAMGVSLAGFESLAVVEWDKWACDTIRENQRRGFPVVREWPLWEGDVRNFDWASIPEGIELLAGGPPCQPFSLAGKHRAFGDKRDMFPATVEAVRKLRPKSFIVENVKGLTRSSFANYYQYILLQLEFPEVVRKDRDSWLEHMKRLQAEKTSGALHLSGLTYNVVPTLVTAADFGIPQKRERVFIVGFRSDLGIKWSFPRTTHSLDALLYSQWVTGEYWERHGISSKSRPALPAKLKGKVRKLADMLFPLTEHPWRTVRDALVDIPDPRQCNDLDFLNHSFQGGAKVYPGHTGSPLDLPAKTLKAGDHGVPGGENMMVLENGDVRYFTARESARLQTFPDGYVFHGSWSEIMRQLGNAVPVALGRRVAASVAEQLAESELHKLARSRGRNVA; from the coding sequence ATGAAATCAGTCGAGCTTTTCGCGGGCGCGGGTGGTCTCGCCATGGGAGTTTCCCTGGCTGGATTTGAGTCTCTGGCTGTAGTGGAATGGGACAAATGGGCCTGTGACACTATTAGGGAAAATCAACGGCGCGGTTTCCCGGTTGTTCGGGAGTGGCCACTTTGGGAAGGTGATGTACGAAATTTCGACTGGGCATCAATTCCTGAAGGAATCGAGCTTCTAGCCGGAGGACCACCTTGCCAACCATTTTCGTTGGCTGGCAAGCACAGGGCTTTCGGCGACAAACGTGACATGTTCCCAGCAACCGTGGAAGCCGTTCGCAAGTTGCGCCCGAAATCCTTCATCGTCGAAAACGTGAAGGGGCTAACCCGCTCAAGCTTCGCCAACTATTATCAATACATTCTCCTGCAGCTGGAATTTCCAGAGGTTGTGCGCAAGGACCGTGACAGTTGGCTGGAACACATGAAACGGCTCCAGGCAGAAAAAACCTCGGGAGCCCTGCACTTGTCCGGGCTGACGTACAACGTAGTCCCTACCTTGGTAACAGCGGCTGACTTCGGTATTCCACAAAAGCGCGAGCGTGTTTTCATTGTTGGTTTTCGTTCCGATCTGGGGATAAAGTGGTCGTTTCCGCGCACGACGCACAGCCTCGACGCCCTTTTATACTCCCAGTGGGTCACGGGAGAATATTGGGAACGCCACGGGATTTCAAGCAAGTCCCGTCCCGCGCTCCCGGCAAAGTTAAAAGGCAAGGTCCGTAAACTGGCCGACATGCTGTTTCCCCTTACAGAACACCCTTGGAGAACGGTTCGGGATGCCTTGGTCGATATCCCCGACCCTCGGCAGTGCAATGACCTGGATTTCCTGAACCACAGCTTCCAAGGTGGTGCAAAGGTTTATCCTGGACACACCGGGAGTCCACTAGATTTGCCTGCCAAGACATTGAAAGCCGGAGATCATGGTGTCCCTGGCGGAGAAAACATGATGGTTCTCGAAAATGGAGATGTTCGCTACTTTACCGCAAGGGAATCAGCACGTCTGCAAACCTTTCCCGATGGATATGTTTTCCATGGTTCATGGTCGGAAATCATGCGCCAACTTGGCAATGCCGTACCTGTTGCCTTGGGACGCCGCGTGGCGGCGTCCGTTGCGGAACAGCTTGCCGAATCAGAGCTTCATAAACTGGCCCGCTCCAGAGGAAGGAACGTTGCATGA
- a CDS encoding Eco29kI family restriction endonuclease, producing the protein MTDNNVIPFNPLAKRHLGESVGQAMLRQPVIPISELQSFDGAGIYAIYYSGKFPGYEAISIRNRNSLFTAPIYVGKAVPKGARKGGDLEANPGKVLYNRLTQHTRSIEDASNLDVADFHCRYLVVDDIWIPLGESLLIAKFGPLWNKLIDGFGNHDPGKGRHAGLRPRWDVLHPGRSWAERCQPREETAKQIIREASDYLRNNPPPENLLMTTA; encoded by the coding sequence ATGACAGACAATAACGTAATTCCATTCAATCCTCTCGCCAAGCGTCATTTAGGAGAAAGTGTCGGACAGGCAATGCTCCGACAACCGGTGATTCCCATATCCGAGCTGCAAAGCTTCGATGGCGCTGGTATATATGCGATTTATTATTCCGGCAAATTTCCGGGCTACGAAGCCATCTCCATCCGGAACAGGAATAGCCTCTTCACCGCCCCCATCTACGTTGGGAAAGCGGTTCCAAAGGGTGCGCGCAAGGGCGGAGATTTAGAAGCGAACCCAGGCAAGGTCTTATATAACCGCTTGACGCAACACACACGTAGCATTGAGGACGCATCGAATTTAGACGTTGCGGACTTTCATTGCCGATACTTGGTTGTGGATGACATCTGGATACCTCTCGGAGAGTCCCTTCTCATCGCAAAATTCGGTCCTCTGTGGAACAAACTCATAGATGGCTTCGGCAACCACGATCCAGGCAAGGGACGGCATGCTGGACTGCGACCACGATGGGATGTGCTGCATCCCGGTCGTTCCTGGGCTGAGCGATGCCAACCCCGAGAAGAAACGGCGAAGCAAATCATTCGCGAAGCAAGTGATTATTTACGCAATAATCCCCCGCCAGAAAACCTTTTAATGACTACAGCCTGA
- the recD gene encoding exodeoxyribonuclease V subunit alpha, producing MIREIEQLIASGMLDQFDRYFVRTLQRLAPSAPHRTLVLAALTRKSVANGHVCLDLKRLLESSLPPGGGGLGRGGNNDEPGRLQFPSLAELVVELQESPLVSRDGSLAPLVLEGDRLYLQRYWLYEEELVQEIRVRAANPVPVQEDLLATCLVQLFPATEQDAPQREACSGIFRQRLGLITGGPGTGKTTLVTKYLALLLLYAQASGEPPPRILLLAPTGKAAARLTESLQQKKGEGMLPELSAAMPGKASTIHRALGYRPETPTTFRYNRENPLPCEVVVVDEASMIDVALMAKLFAAVPPTARLVLLGDKDQLASVEAGSILGDICAAVLDDGFGIGDNPLARCVVRLTESFRYSSQEGIGALARAIHAGKPDEVVSLAQKGSAEVSLLPPLLQGDPTHPLAEMILAGYRPFLEAKDPLAALELFEQFRILCAHRSGPMGVSSLNRYAEKVLALQGLIDPNTPWYRGRPVLIQANSYPLRLFNGETGILWDAEDGEGLKAFFFSEGREGVRSYSLRQVPAHETAFAMTIHKSQGSEFERVALVLPGEDSALLSRELLYTGISRARRQVALVGRPQEIEVAVGRRVERASGLGEKLTA from the coding sequence ATGATCAGGGAGATTGAACAGCTCATTGCCAGTGGGATGTTGGACCAGTTCGACCGCTATTTTGTCAGAACCCTGCAGCGGCTTGCTCCCTCCGCTCCTCACCGAACCCTAGTTCTTGCCGCCCTTACCCGTAAATCCGTGGCCAATGGCCATGTCTGCCTTGATCTCAAACGGTTGCTGGAAAGTTCCCTCCCCCCCGGCGGGGGAGGGTTAGGGAGAGGGGGAAACAACGATGAACCCGGAAGGTTGCAATTTCCCTCGTTGGCAGAACTGGTTGTCGAATTGCAGGAAAGCCCTCTGGTGAGCCGGGATGGGAGCCTTGCCCCGCTGGTGCTCGAAGGGGATCGGCTCTACCTGCAACGCTACTGGCTCTACGAGGAGGAGCTGGTCCAGGAGATTCGCGTACGGGCGGCAAACCCCGTACCGGTGCAGGAGGATCTGCTTGCAACCTGTCTTGTCCAGCTCTTCCCCGCCACGGAGCAGGATGCTCCGCAACGCGAGGCGTGCAGTGGGATCTTTCGCCAAAGGCTGGGCTTGATCACCGGCGGCCCCGGCACCGGTAAAACCACCCTGGTTACGAAATATCTGGCCCTGCTCTTGCTCTATGCCCAGGCCTCGGGAGAACCACCACCGCGCATCTTGCTCCTGGCCCCCACCGGCAAGGCAGCGGCCCGGCTCACCGAGTCGTTGCAGCAAAAAAAGGGGGAGGGGATGTTGCCGGAGCTCTCTGCCGCCATGCCCGGTAAGGCCTCCACCATCCACCGGGCCCTGGGCTATCGGCCGGAAACCCCGACCACCTTCCGCTATAACCGGGAAAACCCCTTGCCATGCGAGGTGGTGGTGGTCGATGAGGCCTCGATGATCGACGTGGCCCTCATGGCCAAGCTCTTTGCCGCAGTCCCGCCCACCGCCCGTCTTGTCCTGCTCGGCGACAAGGATCAGCTCGCCTCGGTGGAGGCGGGCTCCATCTTGGGGGATATCTGCGCTGCGGTCCTGGACGATGGTTTCGGGATCGGAGACAATCCTTTGGCCCGCTGCGTTGTCCGGCTGACGGAAAGTTTCCGTTACTCTTCCCAGGAAGGGATTGGTGCGCTGGCCAGGGCAATCCATGCTGGCAAGCCCGATGAGGTGGTTTCTCTTGCGCAAAAAGGCTCAGCGGAAGTCAGCCTGTTGCCGCCTCTGCTGCAGGGGGATCCGACCCATCCCCTGGCGGAGATGATCCTGGCCGGATACCGCCCCTTTCTGGAAGCGAAGGATCCTCTTGCGGCCCTTGAGTTGTTTGAACAATTCCGCATCCTCTGCGCTCACCGGAGCGGGCCGATGGGGGTCTCGTCTCTGAACCGGTATGCGGAAAAGGTCCTCGCCCTTCAGGGGTTGATCGATCCGAATACCCCGTGGTACCGGGGCAGACCGGTGCTGATCCAAGCCAACTCCTACCCCTTGCGCCTCTTTAACGGCGAGACCGGCATCCTCTGGGATGCGGAAGATGGCGAGGGGCTCAAGGCCTTTTTCTTTTCGGAAGGCAGGGAGGGGGTTCGCTCCTATTCCCTGCGCCAGGTGCCTGCGCATGAAACAGCCTTTGCCATGACCATCCACAAGAGCCAGGGCTCGGAATTTGAGCGCGTTGCCCTGGTCCTGCCTGGAGAGGATTCAGCCCTCTTGAGCAGGGAACTCCTCTATACCGGGATCAGCCGGGCCCGGCGTCAGGTTGCCTTGGTCGGGCGGCCACAGGAGATTGAGGTGGCGGTGGGCAGGAGGGTGGAGCGGGCTTCTGGGCTTGGAGAAAAATTGACAGCTTGA